GAGCAGGCTTGCGCGCTCGACGCGGAAGTGGCGGTTGCGAGTGCGGGGGAGGGCAACTCCTACGGTCACCCCGACCCCGTCTGCGTGGAGGCACTCGAGCGGTCGGGGTCGCTCTTCCTGTGCACCAAGGATGTCGGCGACGTCTGCGTCGAGCCGGGGGCCGAGGGGCCGCGGGTGAGCTGCGAGAGGGAGGCCCCCGGGGAGGTGCTACCATGGTGATTCATGAACCGACGGCCCACGACTCGCGAGGGGGGACAGATGGCACAGGGCGCGGCGCTGCTTCCGGCGTACCTGGCGGTGGGCCCCGACGAGCTCAAGCGCAGACAGGTCGCGGCCCGTCTGCGCGCCCGCGTGGACGAGGCGTTCTCCGCCTTCGACATCGAGGAACTCACGGCCTCGGCGAACCTGGACCCCGACGCCGTGGTCTCGTCGCTCAACACGCTGCCCATGGGGGGGTCCCTGCGCGTCGTCGTCATAGAGGGCGCCGAGAGGCTTCCCAAGGCGGTCTCGGAGGCCCTCGTCGCCTATCTCGCCGACCCCAATCCCCGCTGCACCCTGGCGCTTCTCGCGACGACCCTCGCCAAGACGACCCGCCTGTACAAGGCCGTCGCCAAGATGGGCCCCAAGGCCGTCATATCCTGCGCGGCCAAGAGGGGGCGCGACCTGCCGCCCTACGTGCAGAAGCTCGCCTGCTCCCACGGCGTCTCGATCGATGCGGACGCCGCGCGCGAGCTCGTGGCACGCGCGGGGGAGTCCACCACCATGCTCGACACCCAGATTCGCTCGCTCGCGGCGCTTCTCGGCGGCTCGGGCGCCATCACGCGCGCCTTCGTGGAGGAGCACGTCGCCCGCGTCGCCGAGGTCAAGCCCTGGGAGTTTCTCGACAGGGTCTCGGAGCGCGACGTCGGGCACTCCCTGGCCCTCTATCACCTGCTCGACGGGTCGGCCCTGGGGCTGCTGTCGCTCGTGACCACGCGTCTCACGGAGCTCGTGTGCGCCCGCTCGCTCGCGGCGCGTGGCCAGCCCAACCTCCTGGCGGGCGAGCTCAAGAAGGCCGACTGGCAGGTCAGAAACCACGTTCGCTGGACGCGCGGGTTTTCCGACGGGGAGCTCGAGGGGCTTCTCGGCGCCTGCGCGGACGCCGAGCGGGCGCTCAAGTCAGGTGCTGACTCCAATGCCGTAATGGTCCCTCTCGTCGCGCTCATCTGCGGGGCCACCACTGCCCAGTAGCCCGAGCTTAGGAATCTGACGGGCATGCCCTGGCAGAGGGCATGAGACTCGCGCGAGAAGGACGAGTCGCACGGAACAACAGCCTGGTCAAGGGCGTCCGCCCCGCTACCTGCGATCGCCCAGCTCGTCGAACCTTGCCCTGATCAGGAGCTCGACGACGGCGCGGGGAATGAGGGAGACCGCGATCTGAGCAAGAAATACGAAGCAGCCCAAGAGGTCACACCAACGTGACCACTGACGCAGCGGCGAAGATGAGGGGGACGAGAATCGACATGACCATGGCGCCTTCCACGACTTGTCGGCACCCCCCCCTACATCATCCAGGGGCTAGACGAGGCACCTCAACGGGAAGCGGCTCTCATTGATGCAGCCATAGCACAACTCGCGCCAAAGGAAGCGGCGAATAACCTCGAAAGAGGTTATTCGCCGCTCATGCAAACGTCTTTGTCTCCGCTTGTGCGGCTGCCCGCTACTTGACGGTGTTGACGAGCTTCTGGACGCCGCTCTTGCGCTGGGAGGCCTGGTTCTTGTGGATGATGCCCTTGGAAGCAGCCTTGTCGAGCAGGCGGCCCGCCTTGTTGGCGGCGGTCTGAGCGGCCTGGGCGTCGGAGGCCTCAACGGCGACGTGGACGGCCTTGACGGCGGTCTTGAGCTCGGATCGGACGGCCTTGTTACGCTGACGAGCCTTCTCAGCCGTGATGATGCGCTTCTTCTGAGACTTAATGTTAGCCACGTGCAGTTCCTTTCGCGTCCTGGTATGTGAGGCCTCGGTGCTGAGACACGGTGAGGTCAACTTGCCGAGTATAGCATGACGCTCCTGAGTTCGCTATCATTCTCCCTATGTCTACGAACGATACCTCACATATCCGCAACTTCTCAATCGTTGCGCACATCGACCACGGCAAGTCGACGATCTCCGACCGCATCCTCGAGCTCACCCACACGGTCGAGGAGCGCGACATGACCGCCCAGCTCCTCGACATGATGGACATCGAGCGCGAGCGCGGCATCACGATCAAGAGCAACGCCGTGCGTGTGATGTACGACGCCGACGACGGCCAGACCTACCAGTTCAACCTCATCGACACGCCGGGCCACGTCGACTTCACCTACGAGGTCTCCCGCTCGCTCGCCGCGTGCGAGGGGGCGGTGCTCGTGGTCGACGCCACCCAGGGCGTCGAGGCCCAGACCGTCTCCAACGCAAACTTGGCCATGAACGCCAATCTGGACATCGTGTGCGCCATCAA
This is a stretch of genomic DNA from Thermophilibacter immobilis. It encodes these proteins:
- the holA gene encoding DNA polymerase III subunit delta, which encodes MAQGAALLPAYLAVGPDELKRRQVAARLRARVDEAFSAFDIEELTASANLDPDAVVSSLNTLPMGGSLRVVVIEGAERLPKAVSEALVAYLADPNPRCTLALLATTLAKTTRLYKAVAKMGPKAVISCAAKRGRDLPPYVQKLACSHGVSIDADAARELVARAGESTTMLDTQIRSLAALLGGSGAITRAFVEEHVARVAEVKPWEFLDRVSERDVGHSLALYHLLDGSALGLLSLVTTRLTELVCARSLAARGQPNLLAGELKKADWQVRNHVRWTRGFSDGELEGLLGACADAERALKSGADSNAVMVPLVALICGATTAQ
- the rpsT gene encoding 30S ribosomal protein S20 produces the protein MANIKSQKKRIITAEKARQRNKAVRSELKTAVKAVHVAVEASDAQAAQTAANKAGRLLDKAASKGIIHKNQASQRKSGVQKLVNTVK